The window GCCATCGCCGCGCTGACGGCCAAGGGCTGGCGCTTCTACACCTTCATCGGCAACGGCGGCGCACGCTTCATGTGCTCGTGGGACACCGAAGAAGAACGCGTCCGTGAACTCGCGACGGATATCCGCGAAGTCATGTCCCACTGATTCCTTCAAACAGCAACCCGATCCCCTGTGGCGAGGGAGCTTGCTCCCGCTCGGCGGCGCAGCCGTCGTAGAACCAGCCAATGCGGTCTGCCAGACAGACCGCATTCTCAGTATTCGGGGCCGCTTCGCAGCCCAGCGGGAGCAAGCTCCCTCGCCACAAAACCCCTTTCCCCCTCCCCTGATCACTCACCCTGAAACTCTTGGTCTACATTGATTGGCGAGCCGCTTCTATCCGCTCAGACAACAATAATCAGGAGCGTACGCATGTCATTACAAGGCAAGACCCTGTTCATCACCGGCGCCAGCCGTGGCATTGGTCGCGAGATCGCACTGCGGGCCGCGCAGGACGGGGCCAATATTGTGATTGCCGCCAAAAGCGCCGAGCCCCACCCCAAATTGCCGGGGACGATTTTCAGCGTGGCGCAGGAAGTTGAAGCGGCGGGCGGCAAGGCGTTGGCTTTGCAGGTGGACGTGCGCGATGAGGTCGCGGTGCGTGACGCACTGGCCCAGGCCAACGAGCATTTCGGCGCTATCGATGCACTGATCAACAACGCCGGCGCGATCAAGTTGACTGGCGTCCAACACATCGAGCTCAAACGCTTCGACCTGATGCACCAGATCAACACCCGCGCCGTTCTCCTGTGCAGCCAGGCTGCTTTGCCCTATCTGAAAAAATCCAGCGGCCACATCCTCAACCTGTCGCCGCCGCTGAATCTGGCGAGCAAATGGTTCGCCCAGTACAGCCCCTACACCGTGACCAAATACGGCATGAGCATGCTGACGGTGGGCATGAGCGAGGAATTTGCCAGTTACGGCATCAGCGTCAACTCGCTGTGGCCGCAGACCATGATCGCCACGGCGGCGATCGAGTTTCAGCTGGGTTCACGGGAGTCGTTCAAACATGCGCGCACGCCCGCGATCATGGCGGATGCAGCCCATGTCATTCTGGACAGCAGCGGTCGCAGCATCACCGGGCGGTTGCTGATTGATGAGGAAATTCTGGGTGAGAACGGGGTGACGGATTTTGAAAGGTATCGGTTTGCGCCTGACACCACCGAGCCGCTGATGCCGGACCTGTTTGTTGGTTGAGTGATTTAGGGTGTCAGTTAAATCCGCCCCTAACCCTAACCCTCTCCCCAAAGGGGCGAGGGGACTGACCGAGGCGTTCTTGGAGCTACATCGACCTGAAATATCGGAGTCGAACTCAGGCTCTGAAACCAACGCAGATCTACTCCCTTTCCCCTCTCCCCACTGGGGAGAGGGCTGGGGTGAGGGGGTGGATCTTGAAGTTAATTAACCTTCCAGCCTCAAATCAAAACTCGATGCGCACATCACCCTTCGGCACGCTGCAGCACGACAGGATGTAGCCCTCGGCTTCGTCTTCCTCGGTAATCCCGCCGTTGTGGTCCATTTCGACCTCGCCCCCCAGCTTCAGCACCTTGCACGTTCCGCAGATGCCCATCCCGCAGGCCTTCGGGATCAGCAGGCCGAGCTTGGCCGCCGCCGCATGCACGGTTTCACCCGGGGCCACGCGAATGCTCTTGCCGGACGAGATAAATTCGACTTGATGCAGGTCCGCCAGATCGACTTCCGGCGCGTCCGCAGCAATTTCGGCCTGTTCCACCGCATCCGCACGGGCTTCCGGCGGCGTGGCACCGAACGATTCCTCGTGATAACGCGACATGTCGAAGCCGACTGCTTCGAGCATGCGCTTGACCGCGTTCATGTACGGCGTCGGGCCGCAGCAGAACACTTCGCGCTCCATGAAGTCCGGGGACATCAGTTCGAGCATCTTGTGGTTCAGGTAACCACGATAACCGGCCCACGGTTCGCCCAGACCATGCTTCTCGCAGATCAGGTGCAGGCTGAAGTTATCGATCCGCGACGCCATGTGTTCCAGTTCGCGGTGGTAAATGATGTCTTTGGGCGAACGGGCGCTGTGGATAAACACCATGTCGACGTTGCCGTTGGTGTCGTAGAACCAGCGCGCCATGGACATGACCGGCGTGATGCCGACGCCGCCGCTGAGGTACAAAACCTTCGGCGCAGTGAAGTCCATGGCGTTGAACAGCCCGACCGGCCCGTGCACCGCCAGCTCCTGGCCTTCGTGCAAGGTGTCGTGCAGCCAGTTCGAGACCTTGCCGCCCGGCACGCGCTTGATCGTCACCGAAAAGCTGTACGGCACCGACGGCGAGCTGGAAATGGTGTAGGAGCGCATGATCGGCACGCCTTCGATTTCCAGCTCCAGGGTGACGAATTGCCCCGGCTTGAAGAAGAACAGGATCGGCTGGTCAGCCATAAAGCAGAAGGTGCGCACATCCCAGGTTTCCTGGATGACTTTGACGCAACGGACGATGTGTCGACCGTTGGCCCAGGTCTGGGTGGTTACCGGATTCAGGAAGCTGTTGGACATGCTGTTCTCCACCGCCGATGGTCGGCCTTATGTTGGCGATTCTGCGTATAGCGCAGAACACCCATTTACCTATCTGCGACATTCACATACTTATCGCGACCAGCCCGCATCTACCGGGGGTTGCGCGTCGGGAACAGATTGGGCCATGTCGCCCATGGATAAGGTTCTGCCCAGCGCCGGCCCCACACTCGCTCCATACCAAGACACAATCTTTACACCTTGCGTAGCAAACCTGATTAGCCACTTTCGCCGGCCACACAGAATGGCCTTGAGGATCAAATCGATGGACGTCACCGCAAAAATCAGCCTGGGCGATCCGCTGGAACCCGCACGCAAGGCCACCGCACAGATGCTGCAAGAGCGCGAGCGCACTTTCTCGCTGCCGCAGCCGTTTTACTCTGACGAGCGGCTGTTTGATATCGATATGCAGGAGATCTTCCAGAAAGAGTGGTTGATCGCCGGCATGGCCTGCGAAATCCCGACCAAGGGCAACTACCTGACCCTGCAAGTCGGCAAGAACCCGATCATCGTGATTCGCGGCGCCGAAGGCGTGATCCATGCGTTCCACAACGTCTGCCGTCACCGCGGTTCGCGGCTGTGCACCAGTGAAAAAGGCAAGGTCGCCAAGCTGGTCTGCCATTACCACCAGTGGACGTATGAACTGGACGGTCGCCTGTTGTTCGCCGGCACCGAGATGGGCGCCGACTTCGACATGAAGCAGTACGGCCTCAAGCCGGTGAACGTGAAGACGGCCGGCGGCTACATCTTCATCAGCCTGTCGGAAAATCCGCCAGCCATTGATGACTTCCTGTCGACGCTGAACCATTACATGGAACCGTACGACATGGAGAACACCAAGGTGGCGATTACCACCACCTTGATGGAAAAGGCTAACTGGAAACTGGTGCTGGAAAACAACCGCGAGTGCTACCACTGCAACGCGTCGCACCCGGAGCTGCTGAAAACCCTGCTGGAATGGGATGACGTTACCGACCCGCGTGCCGACCAGGCCTTCAAGGACCACGTCGCCGCCTCCGCCGCTGCCTGGGAAGCCGAGAAGATTCCTTACGCCCACGCCAGCTTCGGCCTGCGTAACCGCATCGTGCGCATGCCGCTGCTCAAGGGCACCGTGTCGATGACCCTGGACGGCAAACAGGGCTGCGCCAAACTCATGGGCCGCATCAAGAACCCGGACCTGGGCTCGATGCGCATCCTGCACCTGCCGCACTCGTGGAACCACTGCATGGGCGACCACATCATCGTGTTCACGGTGTGGCCGATCAGCGCTCAGGAAACCATGGTCACCACCAAGTGGATCGTGCACAAGGATGCGGTTGAAGGTGTGGACTACGACGTGGATCGCATGCGTCAGGTCTGGGATGCGACCAACGACCAGGACCGTCGTCTGGCTGAAGAGAACCAGCGCGGGATCAACTCCACGGCGTACCAGCCAGGGCCTTACTCCAAGACCTATGAGTTTGGCGTGGTGAACTTTGTGGACTGGTACAGCGAGCGTCTGCTGAACAACCTCGGGGCCGAGCCTGCGCCTTACCTCAAAGGCGTTCCGGTTCAAGGCTGACCGATCCGCTGAGACAAAAAACCGCGAACATGTTTCGCGGTTTTTTTATTGTTCAAATTTCGACCAATCGCTTTAGAGCTGCCACTGGCATGGGGCTGTAGAGGTTCGCAAACAAGTTATCCACACCTCCACCCACAGCTAATGGGGACAAGTATGGATTTGCTCGAAACTTTCTCTTCATAAAGTGAATAAAAACCGTGACTTATCCAGAAGCAGGGTTTTGAACAGCGATTGGTTGTTTTTTGATCTATCACTTGCAGGGCACGTTGTACGTGGCTTGCAGTGGTTGGCGAACACGTTATCCACAGAAGCGCCAACAGACTTTGGGGGCAACTTTCACCGAACTGTGGAAAACCCGCGCAAAGCGCGGTAAATCAAGGTTTACGGCTGGTTTGCTCCGCTAAAACGGTGATTTGATCGTTTTTTGATCACCAGCCGGATAAGCCCGTTTTATATAGCCTGTAGCGGACAGCGAACATCTTATCCACAGATGCGCTAACAGAGATTGGGGGCAAGTATTAACGCTTGTGCAAAGTTATCCTCTGGAAAAAGCGTGGAAAAACCGCAAGTTAGCCTGGTTGTTTTTTGTACGAAGGCTTGCAGGGCTTGTTTTGTATGGGGTGCAGCGAAGGGCGAACACGTTATCCACAGAAGCGCTAACAGGGATTGTGGGTAAAACCGTTCAGCGCCTGTTGAAACACGACAAGCCAGCGTCGATGTCCAGATTGAGCTCATAGTCATCGAATGCCCGCCACCCGAACAAAATCGAAGGCACGTAGCGCCCCGCCAGTAACGACGGCGGGATCGTGAAGCTCGGGTAGTGTTTATAAGTGACCGGCGCGGTATGACCCGACAGATTCAACTCGCCCTGAAAGGTTTGGTAGTTGGGCCTCGCGGCGACGTGAACGGGAGAGCTGCCCGGCGCGGCGGACGTCAGGTAATCCACATTGCCGGTGTCGATAATCCCCAGGGTCGCCCGACGATCCAGCCGTGCGGCAATGGTTAATCGTTGATTGATGTCCATGCGCGTATAGGTGATCGGTGAATCACATCCGGTGGGAGGTCGGGCGTTGAGCTCCAGGGTTTTCTTCGTGACTTTCAGGCGTCCCAACTTGCCGATCAGGTCCAGACCCAGCAGGTTGTCCCGGTCACTGACAAACACCAGCACATTCCTGAACTCGCTTGCGCCGATCTTCAACGACTTGAGGATCCCGAGTTTGGCCGACAGGTCGCGCTCACCGTAAAAGGTGCTGTAGCCATAGTGAGAGTCGGTTAGCAGCTTGATCCCCATCTGCTTCGCGGTGACAGTGTTAACCCGTGTTTGCGGGGCGCCGGTGTCCAGGATGAAGCGTGACGTGAAGCCGTTCGCCGCGGTGACATCGATATAGGGCAGCACTTCGTCAGACACGTAATCGTCAGTGGGGGACGGGTAAATCGCGAGGACTTCGCGGCGCTGGGTTCTTTCC is drawn from Pseudomonas sp. 31-12 and contains these coding sequences:
- the gbcB gene encoding glycine-betaine demethylase subunit GbcB, producing the protein MSNSFLNPVTTQTWANGRHIVRCVKVIQETWDVRTFCFMADQPILFFFKPGQFVTLELEIEGVPIMRSYTISSSPSVPYSFSVTIKRVPGGKVSNWLHDTLHEGQELAVHGPVGLFNAMDFTAPKVLYLSGGVGITPVMSMARWFYDTNGNVDMVFIHSARSPKDIIYHRELEHMASRIDNFSLHLICEKHGLGEPWAGYRGYLNHKMLELMSPDFMEREVFCCGPTPYMNAVKRMLEAVGFDMSRYHEESFGATPPEARADAVEQAEIAADAPEVDLADLHQVEFISSGKSIRVAPGETVHAAAAKLGLLIPKACGMGICGTCKVLKLGGEVEMDHNGGITEEDEAEGYILSCCSVPKGDVRIEF
- a CDS encoding NAD(P)-dependent oxidoreductase, whose amino-acid sequence is MSLQGKTLFITGASRGIGREIALRAAQDGANIVIAAKSAEPHPKLPGTIFSVAQEVEAAGGKALALQVDVRDEVAVRDALAQANEHFGAIDALINNAGAIKLTGVQHIELKRFDLMHQINTRAVLLCSQAALPYLKKSSGHILNLSPPLNLASKWFAQYSPYTVTKYGMSMLTVGMSEEFASYGISVNSLWPQTMIATAAIEFQLGSRESFKHARTPAIMADAAHVILDSSGRSITGRLLIDEEILGENGVTDFERYRFAPDTTEPLMPDLFVG
- a CDS encoding retropepsin-like aspartic protease; translation: MNAVSRRETCLICAVMVLLVVSPYSTADTSKEPDFYQWLASEPGRKASLAQMKQQCDKVLAADENLNCSVTVLARIFEDKAANQLPDYYLAIKRRHARAIGTDPELKVLFSMFGSQSIVTLRTVADFSVERTQRREVLAIYPSPTDDYVSDEVLPYIDVTAANGFTSRFILDTGAPQTRVNTVTAKQMGIKLLTDSHYGYSTFYGERDLSAKLGILKSLKIGASEFRNVLVFVSDRDNLLGLDLIGKLGRLKVTKKTLELNARPPTGCDSPITYTRMDINQRLTIAARLDRRATLGIIDTGNVDYLTSAAPGSSPVHVAARPNYQTFQGELNLSGHTAPVTYKHYPSFTIPPSLLAGRYVPSILFGWRAFDDYELNLDIDAGLSCFNRR
- the gbcA gene encoding glycine-betaine demethylase subunit GbcA translates to MDVTAKISLGDPLEPARKATAQMLQERERTFSLPQPFYSDERLFDIDMQEIFQKEWLIAGMACEIPTKGNYLTLQVGKNPIIVIRGAEGVIHAFHNVCRHRGSRLCTSEKGKVAKLVCHYHQWTYELDGRLLFAGTEMGADFDMKQYGLKPVNVKTAGGYIFISLSENPPAIDDFLSTLNHYMEPYDMENTKVAITTTLMEKANWKLVLENNRECYHCNASHPELLKTLLEWDDVTDPRADQAFKDHVAASAAAWEAEKIPYAHASFGLRNRIVRMPLLKGTVSMTLDGKQGCAKLMGRIKNPDLGSMRILHLPHSWNHCMGDHIIVFTVWPISAQETMVTTKWIVHKDAVEGVDYDVDRMRQVWDATNDQDRRLAEENQRGINSTAYQPGPYSKTYEFGVVNFVDWYSERLLNNLGAEPAPYLKGVPVQG